A window of the Helianthus annuus cultivar XRQ/B chromosome 4, HanXRQr2.0-SUNRISE, whole genome shotgun sequence genome harbors these coding sequences:
- the LOC110908216 gene encoding zinc finger CCCH domain-containing protein 66 yields the protein MCTGDLIADHSNGPKHDITVTAVSVLLELSAADNLEQFRSLVEQEGLDVNESGLWYGRTLGSKKMKLEERTPLMIASMFGSKQVLNFILGLNGVDVNKCCGSDRATALHLAVAGGSTSCVEVVKLLIDGSADTNCLDVHGNRPVDLIPFAFGSSFNSRRKLLELVLNGYSDDQELLVLNDLSDNLVEEQKVSPILIKKEYPVDLSLPDMKNGIYNTDEFRMYAFKIKPCSRAYSHDWTECPFVHPGENARRRDPRKYHYSCVPCPEFRKGSCRQGDNCEYAHGIFECWLHPAQYRTRLCKDEVGCSRKVCFFAHKPEELRPLHPSTGSAVLSPRSLYDVSSVSPFSIGSPSIMVPRSSTPPITPGASSPRNTLIWSNQSPPTTKVLGSRFRMAPSGQDLDLETELMMVDRYRQQQLIDELARLSPPSSWNNNSGFPSEYFEEYETVNGSNRINPLHQSMNYSSGLPSSPLRMSSFGANQIMNSRAAAFAKRSQSFIDRGAVNRQSASSVMAPSTLSGWSSPDGKLNWGIQKDELSKLRKSASFGVHRSPDPLSIPNNQDPDITFDDEQHFSPLLDQEQLVA from the coding sequence ATGTGTACGGGGGATTTGATTGCGGACCATAGTAACGGTCCAAAACATGATATAACCGTAACCGCTGTTTCAGTTTTGCTTGAATTATCAGCGGCGGATAATCTGGAACAATTTAGGTCATTGGTTGAACAAGAGGGTTTGGATGTTAACGAATCTGGTTTGTGGTACGGTAGAACGTTGGGTTCGAAGAAGATGAAGCTCGAGGAGAGAACGCCTCTTATGATTGCTTCCATGTTTGGTAGCAAACAGGTTTTGAACTTTATTCTAGGGTTAAACGGTGTAGATGTTAACAAATGTTGTGGTTCAGATCGGGCAACTGCGTTGCACCTGGCGGTTGCTGGTGGTTCTACTTCATGTGTTGAGGTAGTTAAGCTTTTAATCGATGGTTCTGCTGATACGAATTGTTTAGATGTTCATGGGAATCGGCCCGTGGATCTAATCCCTTTTGCGTTTGGTTCTTCGTTCAATTCGAGGAGGAAGTTGTTAGAACTTGTGCTAAATGGTTACTCTGATGATCAAGAATTGCTTGTGTTGAATGATTTAAGCGATAACCTTGTTGAAGAACAAAAGGTTTCCCCAATTTTGATCAAGAAAGAGTATCCGGTTGATTTGTCACTACCCGACATGAAAAACGGGATATACAACACGGATGAATTTCGGATGTACGCTTTCAAGATCAAACCATGCTCGAGAGCGTACTCTCACGATTGGACCGAATGCCCGTTTGTTCATCCGGGCGAAAACGCTAGAAGACGCGACCCACGAAAGTATCATTACAGCTGCGTCCCATGCCCCGAGTTTCGTAAAGGATCTTGCAGGCAAGGAGATAATTGTGAATATGCTCATGGGATTTTCGAGTGTTGGCTTCATCCCGCACAGTACCGAACCCGTTTATGCAAAGATGAAGTCGGGTGTAGTAGAAAAGTATGTTTCTTCGCACATAAGCCCGAAGAGCTTCGACCTTTACACCCGTCCACTGGCTCTGCCGTACTTTCTCCTCGATCGTTATACGATGTTTCATCGGTTAGTCCTTTTTCTATCGGCTCCCCATCAATCATGGTCCCTCGAAGCTCCACACCACCGATTACTCCCGGAGCTTCATCTCCTCGAAACACACTTATTTGGTCAAACCAGTCTCCCCCGACAACGAAAGTTCTCGGTAGCCGGTTTCGGATGGCACCGAGTGGTCAAGATTTGGATCTTGAAACTGAGTTGATGATGGTGGATCGTTACCGTCAACAGCAGTTGATCGATGAGCTTGCACGCTTGTCTCCACCATCTAGTTGGAACAACAACTCGGGTTTTCCCAGCGAGTACTTTGAAGAATACGAAACAGTCAACGGGTCAAACCGAATTAACCCCTTACACCAAAGCATGAACTATTCTTCTGGACTTCCATCTTCACCATTGAGGATGTCATCATTTGGAGCTAATCAGATTATGAACTCAAGAGCCGCTGCATTTGCAAAGCGGAGTCAAAGTTTCATTGACCGTGGGGCGGTCAACCGTCAGTCTGCGTCATCTGTAATGGCGCCTTCCACGCTTTCAGGTTGGAGCTCTCCTGATGGGAAGTTAAATTGGGGCATACAGAAAGACGAGCTCAGTAAGTTGAGGAAATCCGCTTCGTTTGGCGTGCACAGATCACCGGATCCATTGTCGATACCGAATAATCAAGATCCCGATATTACATTTGATGATGAACAGCATTTTTCACCGTTGTTGGATCAGGAGCAGCTTGTTGCTTGA